ACTAATCGCAAAAGAGTCTGAAGCAATGCCCCTATTATTTACCTTTACAGGATGTCCTCTGATACCCCCCTCTGTCAAGCCCAAAAGTCTTGTCCTTGTGATCGGAGAAAACTATGTAACCGAGCATTCTCACTCATTTTAACAGAATATCGACAAATATCGTACAGAAATATATTCCGAGTGAAATATTCTGTGTACGGACTGCACACCGATTCATCACACTCTTGTGACTTTTCGGGGGGCGTGTGGAAGATGGCCCCAGTTTCGCTTGACCGACACTGAGGAGATAGATACCTTCCGGGAATGCCTCAAATTCACAGTTCTCCCAGAGCCGCTCCTCGAAGAATGGCATAAACGATTCCACCGCGATACTATAGAAATATGATCAGAGCCGAAGCATGTGCGATTGTTCGCGATTGTCCTTTGCGATATGTGGAGAGCGGATGCCCGGCATAGAATCTGGGGGGAGATATGAAAGCAATCAGAGTTCACGAGTTCGGCGGCCCGGAAGTCATGCGCCTGGAAGAAGTAACGGATCTTACACCAGGTCCGGACCAACTGCTGATTCGAATAAAAGCAGTAGGAGTAAACCCGGTCGATACGTATGTACGATCAGGACAATATGCCAATCTGTCTCCATTACCTTACACTCCTGGAACGGATGCGGCTGGAATCATCGAATCAATCGGCAAAGAAGTACCACGTTTTGCTGTCGGCGACAGGGTCTATGTCGCTGGCACCGTTACGGGAGCATACGCTGAACAGGCACTTTGCCTCAAATCGCAGGTGCACATGCTGCCCGAGGGGGTCTCTTATTCCCAGGGTGCAGCAATAGGCATTCCGTACGGGATCGCTTATCGAGCTCTGTTCAATCGAGCGGTTGCAAAGCCCGGAGAAATCGTTCTGGTGCATGGCGCTACGGGGGGAGTAGGGTTGGCAGCGCTCCAGTTGGCAAGAAATGCGGGAATGATCGTCATCGGAACCGGAGGCTCGGATGAAGGACGACAACTGGTTCTCCAACACGGAGCACATCACGTGATAGATCACCATGCCGCGGACCACTTTAAGCACATCATGGATATAACCGAGGGGCGCGGCGTTGACGTGATCCTTGAGATGCTCGCCAACGTAAATCTGGGGAATGACTTGAAGGTGTTGAGCCGAGGAGGTCGTGTCGTGGTAATAGGCTCTCGAGGAACAGTGGAGATTGATCCTCGTGACGCCATGTCTCGCGATGCTGCAATCCTTGGGGTCCTGATCTTCAATGCTTCGGATCAGGAACTCACCAGCATTCATGCAGCGTTGGGAGCCGGATTGCGGAATAATACAATCCGACCGTTCATAGGTGCGGAAATCCCGCTGGCAGAAGCTCCTCGAGCCCATGAGAAAGTCATGGAGTCTCGCACGTACGGAAAAGTGGTTCTGGTTACATAAATTCCGTTATTGGGCCCAACAAAGAGGGAAGAGATTCCTTTATGTATGTGACAAAATATTAGGAGCCTTTACGGAGGATTCCCGAGGAACCCTTTCGCGCCAAGAAAGATTCCCGCGAAATTCTCTCCAATCACCGCCTCTGTGGTCTCCGATTCTTCTGGTTCAGCTTGCTGCGCTTGCGGCATGTGAATACAGAAATGCTTTTACACAATCGAGAGTCTGCAAGAGAGAATTCTCCTCTCGTAATTCCAGAACCCACCAGTCGCAGAGAGGCAGTCTTTGGAGCAGAAGCAGCCTGTCTTCGAGATCGGAGTCGTTGCTCGGAGGAATGTGACCGGTTGCAGTTTCTTTATGATAGATGTGAGCACTGAGGATTCGTTCAGGATGAGGTAGCGCAAAGTCCTGGACATCGTACACTTGACTTCGCACGGACGGACACACCTGCGCGTGTCCGATATCGAGTGTTCCCCAGCAGTTCGTCTTCCGGATCAATTTTTCGTACAGTTCCGGTCTGGCTGTCCAACCCCAGGCAAGATTTTCAAGACAAAGACGAATACCCGCGGCCCGAGCCTTTACTCTTAAATCGCTTAAGCCGCTGATAGTCCTTTCCCAGGAGACGTCTTCCATGGATTCTCTGCCGAGACCGACATGGAGTGTCGCAAAACGGCCGGCCAGCTTGGAAATCAATGCAAGTGCAGCGGAAAAAACATTGGCAGCCGACAGCGACTTTTCGACGTCAGAATCGCCAACTTCGTTGTCCGGAAAGAACAGATGAAATCGTACTTCCAGAGGCGCAAGTTTCGAAATTGCATGAATGAATCGCTCCTCTTCCTGACGATTTCTCGGCATGTCTTCAAGCCGCAAGGTCCAGTCGATTCCATGAAAACCATGATCAAGAGCGAATGATCTCAGGTGGACTACGTTCGGAAGGAAGTTAGGACACGCCAGTTTTGGACCGTTCATCAATGAACTCTCCTGCAAATACGTTGGCTTGCATATTACATCGTCACCCCCGATATGTCAAATAGAAGTTAACAATATGCGTTTGTTGAAATATGAGGGGCTGAGTTTCGGTCCCTGAGAGAGGACGACGGGCATGCTGCCCTTGCAACACCAAGGAGGCGGACGAAATGTCTGATTCATTCTGTCCCCTCTTAACTAATCGGCATCCATAGCAATTTTTTCCGGGTGAGGTCATCACCGTTCCAGGAGATCGCGTAAACGATTAGAAGACTCAATCAAAGGGTCTTCAGGCCACACTTTCACGTGTTTCAACATTCTCCAGATAATCTGATTGTCAGAAACATGCTCGCCGGGCTGATCAATACCTTGAGGAGGCCAGTCGAGAAATTTCGGGTCTCCGGACGTGCCTTCATCTTGGAGGTTGCGAAGCCGTACGAAAATACGGTCTGTGAACCCGTTCTTTCCGTTGGCATAAAATGTAACTTCTCCCTTTCCGAAGGACACCAAAGCCGACGACGGATCGAACGTTATATCCGGTTTTGAACGTTCATAGCGCTCTGCGAACGTGACGTCGATTACACCTCGAGGAAAAGGGCAACTATAGCGCACATGGAGAGCAAGCCAATGCTTTGACTCCGCGGCAATCTTGCATTTTAGCCAGTTGCCTTGAGACAGAAAAGCAGGGAATTGCATCGGCTCAGATAAGTCGTTTCTTATTGTGTAATTGTGCCGAAATTCGATGGAGCTCCACCTAGTGAACTCCCAGGCGCGTGCTGAGAGTGGTATGCCGAGCACTGCCAGCATCGCACCCGCAACTTTTCCGAGGAACGCTCGGCGGTGCTCACCGGGGACGCTGACATTTTCGATGATTTGTTGGATTTGAGTCTTCGGAATAGCATTGAGCAAGACGGTTTCAGTGTTGGACAATTCAAGCTCAATCTCGACGGCAGCCCCTGAACGCTTTGCAAGCAGGACGGAGCGGAATTCGGGATCGACAGAGGCTTTCTTTATGAGCACTTCAATACCGCGCGGAATGCCCTTGAATAATTCACTCTTTGTTACTGATCGTTCGTCTACGATGGTCGGATCGATTTGAGTGCCCCCAGGAAAATTCCGGTCAGTATCCCGGGAAGAAGAATCCGCCATGGTGGATCTCCTTTTCACAAGGCCGGAAAAGCCTCTCACACATAAACGATCGGAGAAAGAATCATTCTCCTCTTACCACGATATCTTGCAGTACGTGCAGGGGTCAAGGTAATTCCATAAGCCGGCAAAATCACAGAGTCGAACCTTACTCAAGGCAGTCTTCCTACGGATTGGTGATTACATGTCCCTCCAAATTCTTCCACATCATCATCGGTATATTTGATTTGACATATCGGTCTTCCCTTGGTATAGATATTTATGACTTCTTATCACTTGACAGGAGTTCATCCGTGTACCGTTCTTTCGGCTTTACCTGAAGTAGCTCGAATCAAGCGACCCGTGTTTGGTTGGCTCTGAGCTAGGCCGAAAGACTCCCGTCCCCTGCCGCTTTCCCAAATATCAATCGAGGACCTCTTTCAGGCAAGCTCATCGACCTTCTTGATACTGATCGGCAAGCAAAGAAGTAGATCTGGGAGACTCTTTTGAAAGAAACGTTTCCTGAAATCCTTCCGAGACCTTGTAGAATTCCTCTGAATCGCCGTTCTTGCGATGCAAAACCGATGATTCAGAAGAAATGTTAAAAGTTTTTGGAAGGGTTTGGGGAACCTTTTTACAAAAAGGTTCCCCAGCTCTTACTCCTTTCTTACGGGGGCAATGGTGCTGGGCGCCCCGCGGGCTGCAAACCCGTTGGCCCGGTCTCGTAAACCGGGAGGAGGTTCGATTCCCCTTGCCCCCTCCAAAGAATGGACCTGTTCTCAAGCGGACATTACCGGCTAGCAAAGATCTCTCTGACTCTCTGACAGACAAGTCTTCCGGAGAGCTTCTCAAGGATAGCGAAACAGCCATGAATACATTTCTTACCGCAGGTGTTGCAGGACATGTCGATCACGGCAAGACCAGCCTTGTGCGGTTTCTGACCGGAATCGATACGGATCGTCTGAAAGAGGAAAAGCGACGGGGTCTTTCGATTGAACCCAGCGTTGCTCCTCTGAAGCTTCCGTCAGGCAACCGGATCGCTTTGATGGACGTACCGGGTCATAGCGATTTCCTGAAGAATACTATTCGGGGATTGAGCGCTGTGGATATGGCCATTTTGGTGGTGGCAGCGGATGATGGAGTCATGCCGCAGACCAGGGATCACTTGGCGGTGTTGAATTTCGTGAATGCAAAAGGCGGCTTCATTGTGCTCAGTAAGGCAGATCTGGTCGATCGCGAGACCGTAGAACTCGCTGAAATGGAAATCCGGGACATTATACAGGGCTCTTTTTTGGAGAATAAACCGGTAATTCCCTTCTCTGCCTTGGAAGGCAGCGGTCTGGAAGAAGTCTTGATGGCCACGGAAGACGAAGCCGAGCAGGTGCATGGCAAGGCGATTCAAGCTCCATTTCGCCTCTGGATCGATCAGGTCCGGAGTTTCCCCGGTTTCGGAACTGTGGCAAGCGGCACCGTGATGTCAGGGAGTATCACGCGGGATAATACCGTTGAGCTGTTGCCTTCGGGCAAGCAGGCGAAGGTGCGGTTTATTGAAGTTCATCATGAGCGGGTAGACCGGGCAGTGGCCGGACAACGGGTCGGTCTCAATCTGCAAGGCATCCCTCTTGAGGATCTCAAACTGGGAACGGTACTTGCCGCCCCGGGGGTTCTCACCCCTGCAAGCCTGTTCAATGCAGAGTTATCCCTCCTTCCAGGAACTCGGCGTCCGATCATGAATCGTCAGAGGGTCAAATTATATATCGGCACGTACTGTACAACGGCTCGCCTGGTGATGATGGGTCACGAGCGGCTTCATCCGGGAGAAACGGGATTGGTACAACTGAGGCTCAGTGAACCGTTAGCTGTTCTCCCGAGAGACCCCTTTGTAATCTCACCGATGAATCTGCATGCGGTTATTGGAGGCGGCAGGATTCTCGAGACACCAAAGGAGAAGTTCCGATCTGGGAATTCGGAAAAAACCATGACCTATTTGCACCTCTTGCAGGAAGACAATGTGAAAAGCATTGTCAACCTGTACCTTGCCAAGTTCTCCAGCCGCCCGGTAACAGCGGATGAGATTGTGGTAGCGACAGGTTTGGAGCTCGAACGTATCCAGGCAGAGATCAACGCAAGAATGAAGTTAGGAAAACTGCTTCACCTGAACGGACGGGGATACTTCGATAAGAGTCATTACGAGCTTCTGAAAAGACGCCTCGTGGATGTCACGAAGAATATCCTCTCAAAGGATGCCTTTAAGCCCACGGCAAGCGCAGACGAAATCCGGTTTCGCCTGGACCCGAATCTGAATATTGCGATATTTGACCGAATGATCGGGGATCTGTGCAAAGACGGGAAGCTCACAAGAACTGAAAAAGGGTATAAAGTCACCAACTTTGTGGTCAAGCTCCCTTTGTCCAGAGAAAGACTCATAGAGCGGCTCATCGATTTTGCCGCAAAACAGGGCTATTGGACTTTTTCTGCAGGAACATATTGGAAGCGTCACGGAGAAGGCATTGCTCATAGGGACGTGGAGAAAGTCCTCGATCATCTCCATGCTCAGAAGAAGCTCGTTCGACTCAATGACGGCCGTTTCTTAACCGTTGAAGCATTACATGACATCAAAGAACACGTGAGAACCCTGATCCTGCAGAAAGGGAACCTGACCATTGAAGATGGTAAGAGAATCCTGGGGTACGGAAGAAACAGAGCCGTGCCGGTGCTCGATTATCTGGACACGATCGGATATACGAAGCGGAATGGCGATAAACGAGTGCTCAATCGGGAAGTCACTCATGGTGTGAGCATGATGTTATAAGCACTTGACACAAGTTCTGACCTTTTGAACGCATAGTTTATCAAAAGATCGGTATGCTCGGCGTCGGGCCGAACTGGTTGATTTGTACTTAAAAAATGTGCCGGCACGGAGGCACGGCACCCACCAATTTTCGAGAGACTGCTGCTAGACAACCTGAATCGAGAGAGCAGTCGTTCACCGGCCACTCACTATTCTGCGCTCAGAAAAATCGTTGCGATCTCGACGTAGAAATCCGGTCTTGCCTTGCAACCGACTTTGAATTCGTTCATCTCTGAGCCGCATAAAGTGCAGCTCCGAGTGCTCCTACCATGTCAGGTTCGGATGCCACTAGTATCCCCGATCTGGTTTCCCGTTCGATGAGTTCTCTTATGCAGGGATTCAGGGCAACCCCTCCGGAAAAGACCAGAGGACCGTCCACGGAAACCCTCCTTAACATGGAGAGTGAGCGTTTGACTACTGAGTGGTGAAGAGCAAGGGCTATATCTTGAGGTCTATGTCCTCGTGCCATCAAGGATGTTGCCTCCGACTCGGCAAAAACCGTGCACATGCTGTTAATGGAAAGCCCGAGTGTCCCCTCCAATGCAAAATCTCCAAACTCTTCGATAGGGATTTGGAAGCTTGTAGCCATGAATTCGAGGAACTTGCCCGTTCCTGCCGCACAACGGTCGTTCATCTCGAATTTTGCCACCCGTCCGGCCGAATCCAGCGAGATCGCTTTCGTATCCTGTCCGCCGATATCCAGGACGGAACGGCCCGCGGGAAAGAGGTGTTTCGCGCCAAGAGCATGTGCGAAGATCTCCGTAATGCTCTCGGCCTTCACATGGTCTTTGAAGAGCTTTCTCCCGTAACCTGTAGTGACGGTATGTTCGGCGGAAAAGCCGTTCAGAATCTTATGGCATTGTTCCAAGGGTGTGAACGTAGTCTCTGCTTTTCTGAATGCCAGGATCCGTTTTGAGTCCGGATCCAGGAAAACAACTTTGATTGTCCGGGACCCTACATCTATGCCGCATACCGCCATATTACTCACCATGCCCAATTCGCAATTTTTCTTGATCACTCGATCTTGAAAGTCACAGAGAGAGTTCCAAGAAAGTTCCTCCTTCTGTGACGCAATCATTATCAGTTTATGAACATCGACAGGTGCTGCAGCCGGCCATTTTTATCCTCTCGCTAAATGCTTCAACACGTGTCTTGATCTGTTCCACATCTTCCATGCTGTAGTCGGTATCGATTCTCAAGGTCGGTATTCCTGCCTCTTCAAGAGCTTTCTCCACCGGTAGCGATTCAATCTGATACGGCTGGCAGAACTGCAGGCCGTAATGGATAACTCCATCTGCCTTATAATCGTTGAACATCTGCTTGACGTGATTGAGTCGATCCGAATTCGGAGTGAAGATAGCGCAGTCCACTTTGAAATATCTGTCCACTATGGACTCCATCAGCTCATCAACAGTGCTGCCTGAGGCATCAGTCTGATTGCGTGTGCCCCGCTCTCCTACACACGATTCTTCTCCCACGATTACTGCTCCCGATGATTCAATAACCCACGGAAGCTTCCAGTTAGGCACGGCCATGGGGCAACCGGACAACAGAATGCGAGGCGCTCCTTTTTTATCGAGGCCTTTCCCTTCGCGAATTCTCCCCTCAAGCTCATCACAGAGCTTGTTGACTGAATCCGTGAACCGAATGGGATCGTCATAGAAAAATACCTGGTTGATCAAGAGCGCATCCAAGCCGGAAATGGGCAGAGGATCGGCTTTCCTCAATTGGGAAAGGCGATGAACAGCTTTGCGCTTGTTATTCACTATCTCAATGCCTTTCTTGAGACGATCGGCATCTATGGTTACCCCGGTAAGCTCTTCCACGGTCTTCTTGAATTTGTCGTATTCGGCCCTCAAAACAGATCTGCCTTCGTTCGATTTGGTCTGAGGCAAGTCCATCACGTAGAGGTTTGGAACCAGGGCGTCCAACACCTCATAAGACTTCTTCTTGCCGTCACAGGTATTTTCTCCCACGATCATATCGGACGACTCGATATAAGGGCATACCTTGCCGAGCTTGAACCCGAATGCGGACTTAATGAGAGAGCATGTATTGCGGGGAAGCAGCTTTTCCACTTCTTCCGTGGCGAAATCCGCGCCTGTGCACAATCCCACGAGGGTGGCATCAGCAGCTCTGATGATTTCTTCGGGCACGAAAACACAGAAAGAGCCGATAACCTTGTGCCCTTCTTTCTTGCCATCGACAAGCTCTTTGACTCGCAAGCCATGGACCTCGCTCATGACGAAGTTGAAGTAATCCATCCCTTGCGGTCGATCGGTTTGGCTCAAGAAGATGTCCTGATAACCTTTTCCCAGCACCTGGAGAAGAGCGTCATGCGATGCCAAATCCAATCCGAGATCTTTCCACATCTGCTCGTACGTGGCAGCCATAGTGCCTCCTTTTCTGTCAGCCGGAATAACCCCGCGAAGCGGCGTTTATTATAATTACCTATACTTTCAATCGGCATAGTCTATCGTCATGGCGCTGCCGTTGTCAAGCCCGTACGGAGCAATGAATGCATCGAGAATGACAGGACGCTGACCTCATTGAATGCTTGGGATGACCACATTTTCATAGACAAGAAATGCGCAGTTGGGTTACGTCAACAGATGGTACGCTTAAATCCGGTACGGAGGAGAAGAATGAAGCTTCCGGCTGACAACGACGGTTTTACCTACTCGCATCTCGACGAGAAGGATCTGGAAGACGTGGCGGAAACGATGTCATTGTCTTTTACGGACGGTTCGGAACCGACAGCGCGTGCTCTGGGGCTTGCAAAAGAGGATTTCAAACAATTCTCGGATGCCGTGTTGCCCAAATTACTTTGCCAGGATCTTTCTTTTGTCGCTCGGGATTCGCAATCCGGTGAAATCGCAGGCACCCTATTGAACGAAAAGATGTCGCTTGACTTGCCGGTGAGCCCGATTCAGTTTCCATGGTCAGCTCCTGTGATTGCACTCGCTGCTCATCTTTATAATATCTATTATCAGAGAATTGCGCAGAGCCCGCCTGACTCGCTGCACATATTTATGCTTGCAATCCAAGGACCTTTTCGCGGAAAAGGAATTGGTCACCAGCTTTTGAAACTGTCTCTGGAGCACGCTCGTAGCTGGGGATACAGTCGGGCGGTCGTGGAAGCCACGGGACTCGTATCGCAGCATATCTTTCGGAAAGCCGGATTCTTTCCTTGCGTGGAAGTGCCCTATGCGAGGTTTGAATGCGATGGAAAGAGGCCCTTTGCAAACACAGGAGAGCATCCCAGCATCATGTTAATGGACATGGACCTTTGATTAAGGATTGTCGAACCCTCAAGCCAGGCCCGAAAACTTTCCCAGGATTGGTCGTGCATGCCGATTGGAGTTCAGCTCCTGCCAAACGATGGATGACCGTTGCGGAGCTTGAAGGGTCAAGCTACCTCGTGAACACCCCTGAACCGGCCGGAGATGTGCATACATTTCTTCCTCGGCTTCTCTCACGTGCAGAAGGCGCCAAGATTGTAGTCGGCTTTGATTTTCCCATCGGATTACCCATGGCCTATGCTGAGAAGGCTGGCATAACAGATTTCGTCCGGGCGCTTCTGCAATTCGGCACTGGAGTATGGAGTCGTTTCTACGATCCGGCCGAGACTGCATCGGACATCAGCATATACAGGCCGTTCTATCCAGCCCGTCCCGGCGGTACGACGCATGCGCACCTGGTCCAGGGTTTGGGAGTCGCCACTATAAACGATCTCCGGAGAGTATGCGAACGGTCACAACCGGGTCGGAATGCGGCATGTCCGCTCTTCTGGACTCTGGGAGCTAACCAAGTCGGTCGAGCTGCTATCATCGGGTGGCGCGATGTCCTTGCACCTGCAATTCGTGATGGGCGAGACGTTGCCCTCTGGCCTTTTCAAGGCAGTCTGCAGCAGCTCATTGAAGATCATGACTGCGTGGTGGCAGAGACGTATCCCGCAGAAGCATGCCTGCATGTAGGGTTCACTCCTCCGGGAAGAGGTTGGAGCAAGCGACTTCAGGAGCATCGAAAGAATAAAGCGACGTTTGTGCTGGACTGGCTGAGCAGGCGTCCGGTCCGGTTCACCACGGAACTCTTGAATCAGGTAGTGGATGGGTTCGGATCGACTCCGAATGGGGAGGATCGATTCGATTCCTTTATGGGGCTACTCTCTGTAATAGAGGTTACAGCGGGTGGACGTTCGGAAGGTGCTCCCGACGATCCGGTCATGCGACAGATAGAAGGCTGGATATTGGGGCAGGACGGCTCCGCTAATACGCTGGTTTGGTGACGCAACAGCTTGTTACCATGCAAAGCGTAGATGAAACACTGCAAAACTTCCCTCGACAGTGTCTCAGGAAAGCATATAATATGGTCATGGAGGCACACTGATGATCCGAACCGTTGAAGCCACAATTGACGAACAGGGAAATGTCACACTCCTGGAGCCCGTGCAATTGACCTCCGTACGACGTGCACTTGTGACCATACTTGAAGACGAACCCGCTGTAGCAGCAAATGAAACATCTATTCTGAGCGAACCGGCCCTTGCCAAGGATTGGAATCGGCCGGAGGAGGATGCTGCGTGGCAACACCTTCAGCCGGAGCGGTAGTACTTGTCTCTTTTCCGTTCTCCGATCTGTCAAGGAGTATCCATTTGTATGAAAAGAAGGGGCATCTATATAGATATCAGCTACTTGTTTGACTAAGTTTACATAATATCCCCTGCGATTGTAAG
The sequence above is a segment of the Desulfomonile tiedjei DSM 6799 genome. Coding sequences within it:
- a CDS encoding NADPH:quinone reductase, with translation MKAIRVHEFGGPEVMRLEEVTDLTPGPDQLLIRIKAVGVNPVDTYVRSGQYANLSPLPYTPGTDAAGIIESIGKEVPRFAVGDRVYVAGTVTGAYAEQALCLKSQVHMLPEGVSYSQGAAIGIPYGIAYRALFNRAVAKPGEIVLVHGATGGVGLAALQLARNAGMIVIGTGGSDEGRQLVLQHGAHHVIDHHAADHFKHIMDITEGRGVDVILEMLANVNLGNDLKVLSRGGRVVVIGSRGTVEIDPRDAMSRDAAILGVLIFNASDQELTSIHAALGAGLRNNTIRPFIGAEIPLAEAPRAHEKVMESRTYGKVVLVT
- a CDS encoding TIM barrel protein, with the translated sequence MNGPKLACPNFLPNVVHLRSFALDHGFHGIDWTLRLEDMPRNRQEEERFIHAISKLAPLEVRFHLFFPDNEVGDSDVEKSLSAANVFSAALALISKLAGRFATLHVGLGRESMEDVSWERTISGLSDLRVKARAAGIRLCLENLAWGWTARPELYEKLIRKTNCWGTLDIGHAQVCPSVRSQVYDVQDFALPHPERILSAHIYHKETATGHIPPSNDSDLEDRLLLLQRLPLCDWWVLELREENSLLQTLDCVKAFLYSHAASAAS
- the selB gene encoding selenocysteine-specific translation elongation factor produces the protein MPPPKNGPVLKRTLPASKDLSDSLTDKSSGELLKDSETAMNTFLTAGVAGHVDHGKTSLVRFLTGIDTDRLKEEKRRGLSIEPSVAPLKLPSGNRIALMDVPGHSDFLKNTIRGLSAVDMAILVVAADDGVMPQTRDHLAVLNFVNAKGGFIVLSKADLVDRETVELAEMEIRDIIQGSFLENKPVIPFSALEGSGLEEVLMATEDEAEQVHGKAIQAPFRLWIDQVRSFPGFGTVASGTVMSGSITRDNTVELLPSGKQAKVRFIEVHHERVDRAVAGQRVGLNLQGIPLEDLKLGTVLAAPGVLTPASLFNAELSLLPGTRRPIMNRQRVKLYIGTYCTTARLVMMGHERLHPGETGLVQLRLSEPLAVLPRDPFVISPMNLHAVIGGGRILETPKEKFRSGNSEKTMTYLHLLQEDNVKSIVNLYLAKFSSRPVTADEIVVATGLELERIQAEINARMKLGKLLHLNGRGYFDKSHYELLKRRLVDVTKNILSKDAFKPTASADEIRFRLDPNLNIAIFDRMIGDLCKDGKLTRTEKGYKVTNFVVKLPLSRERLIERLIDFAAKQGYWTFSAGTYWKRHGEGIAHRDVEKVLDHLHAQKKLVRLNDGRFLTVEALHDIKEHVRTLILQKGNLTIEDGKRILGYGRNRAVPVLDYLDTIGYTKRNGDKRVLNREVTHGVSMML
- a CDS encoding acyl-CoA dehydratase activase; protein product: MAVCGIDVGSRTIKVVFLDPDSKRILAFRKAETTFTPLEQCHKILNGFSAEHTVTTGYGRKLFKDHVKAESITEIFAHALGAKHLFPAGRSVLDIGGQDTKAISLDSAGRVAKFEMNDRCAAGTGKFLEFMATSFQIPIEEFGDFALEGTLGLSINSMCTVFAESEATSLMARGHRPQDIALALHHSVVKRSLSMLRRVSVDGPLVFSGGVALNPCIRELIERETRSGILVASEPDMVGALGAALYAAQR
- a CDS encoding double-cubane-cluster-containing anaerobic reductase; this translates as MAATYEQMWKDLGLDLASHDALLQVLGKGYQDIFLSQTDRPQGMDYFNFVMSEVHGLRVKELVDGKKEGHKVIGSFCVFVPEEIIRAADATLVGLCTGADFATEEVEKLLPRNTCSLIKSAFGFKLGKVCPYIESSDMIVGENTCDGKKKSYEVLDALVPNLYVMDLPQTKSNEGRSVLRAEYDKFKKTVEELTGVTIDADRLKKGIEIVNNKRKAVHRLSQLRKADPLPISGLDALLINQVFFYDDPIRFTDSVNKLCDELEGRIREGKGLDKKGAPRILLSGCPMAVPNWKLPWVIESSGAVIVGEESCVGERGTRNQTDASGSTVDELMESIVDRYFKVDCAIFTPNSDRLNHVKQMFNDYKADGVIHYGLQFCQPYQIESLPVEKALEEAGIPTLRIDTDYSMEDVEQIKTRVEAFSERIKMAGCSTCRCS
- a CDS encoding GNAT family N-acetyltransferase, with translation MKLPADNDGFTYSHLDEKDLEDVAETMSLSFTDGSEPTARALGLAKEDFKQFSDAVLPKLLCQDLSFVARDSQSGEIAGTLLNEKMSLDLPVSPIQFPWSAPVIALAAHLYNIYYQRIAQSPPDSLHIFMLAIQGPFRGKGIGHQLLKLSLEHARSWGYSRAVVEATGLVSQHIFRKAGFFPCVEVPYARFECDGKRPFANTGEHPSIMLMDMDL